Proteins encoded within one genomic window of Deinococcus sp. YIM 134068:
- a CDS encoding ISL3 family transposase, translating into MLDATFACPDLATFCRLDELGLEVTGQRLTSDRAVLACRPTGTDPWCRRCGCEGEPRDSVPRRLAHEPLGWRPTTLLVIIRRYACTGCGHVWRQDTTAAAEPKAKLSRRALRWALEAIVCFHLSMSRVAQALGVSWATANRAVLEEGRRVLIADPARFDGVTALGVDEHVWRHTRRGDKYVTVIIDLTAVRAGTGPARLLDMVEGRSKQAFAAWLAAREQAWRDQVEVVAMDGFTGFKTATSEELPESVAVMDPFHVVRLAGDALDQCRRRVQQQLHGHRGRKDDPLYRARRLLHTGTSLLTERQHARLEALFAVDDHVEVQATWAVYQRVVGAYRHPDRATGRAELQAVIDTLAKAVPASLSEVATLGRTLAKRAGDILAYFDRPGTSNGPTEAINGRLEHLRGTALGFRNLTNYIARALLESGGFRPQLHP; encoded by the coding sequence GTGCTGGCGTGCCGTCCAACCGGGACGGACCCGTGGTGTCGCCGCTGCGGCTGCGAGGGCGAGCCGCGCGACTCGGTGCCGCGCCGGTTGGCGCACGAGCCCCTGGGCTGGCGCCCGACCACGCTGCTGGTCATCATCCGCCGCTACGCCTGCACCGGGTGCGGGCACGTGTGGCGCCAAGACACCACCGCGGCGGCCGAGCCGAAGGCGAAGCTGTCGCGCCGGGCGCTGCGCTGGGCATTGGAGGCGATCGTGTGCTTCCACCTCAGCATGTCCCGCGTCGCGCAGGCGCTCGGCGTGTCCTGGGCCACCGCCAACCGGGCCGTCCTCGAGGAGGGCCGGCGGGTGCTGATCGCCGACCCCGCCCGCTTCGACGGCGTCACCGCTCTCGGGGTCGACGAGCACGTGTGGCGTCACACCCGCCGCGGCGACAAGTACGTCACCGTGATCATCGACCTCACCGCCGTGCGCGCCGGCACCGGCCCGGCACGGCTGCTCGACATGGTCGAGGGACGCTCCAAGCAGGCCTTCGCCGCCTGGCTCGCCGCCCGCGAGCAGGCGTGGCGCGACCAGGTCGAGGTCGTCGCGATGGACGGGTTCACCGGCTTCAAGACCGCCACCAGCGAGGAGCTGCCTGAGTCGGTCGCGGTGATGGACCCCTTCCACGTCGTGCGCCTCGCCGGCGACGCCCTCGACCAGTGCCGGCGCCGGGTCCAGCAGCAGCTGCACGGCCACCGCGGCCGCAAGGATGACCCGCTCTACCGGGCCCGGCGGCTGCTGCACACCGGCACCAGCCTGCTCACCGAGCGGCAACACGCCCGCCTCGAGGCGCTGTTCGCCGTCGACGACCACGTCGAGGTCCAAGCCACCTGGGCGGTCTACCAGCGCGTCGTCGGCGCCTACCGCCACCCCGACCGAGCTACGGGTCGAGCCGAGCTGCAGGCCGTGATCGACACCCTGGCCAAGGCTGTCCCCGCCTCCCTGAGCGAGGTCGCCACCCTGGGACGGACACTGGCCAAGCGGGCCGGCGACATCCTGGCCTACTTCGACCGCCCAGGCACCTCCAACGGCCCCACCGAGGCGATCAACGGCCGCCTCGAACACCTCCGCGGCACCGCCCTGGGCTTCCGCAACCTCACCAACTACATCGCCCGAGCACTACTCGAGAGCGGAGGCTTCCGCCCCCAACTACACCCCTGA